ATAGAGTAACAAAGTTTCGTAAATCCACATTGGAGTGCCAACCATGACTACAAATACTACAAAAGTTACCGCCCCCATAATCAATGATCGCAATGCTTGGCGTTGGGGCTTCACCCCACAAGCAGAAATTTGGAATGGTCGCTTGGCAATGATTGGTTTTTTAGCCGCTGCTT
Above is a genomic segment from Tolypothrix sp. NIES-4075 containing:
- a CDS encoding chlorophyll a/b-binding protein; translation: MTTNTTKVTAPIINDRNAWRWGFTPQAEIWNGRLAMIGFLAAALIEIFSGEGFLHFWGIL